From one Astatotilapia calliptera chromosome 10, fAstCal1.2, whole genome shotgun sequence genomic stretch:
- the LOC113031085 gene encoding rho GTPase-activating protein 7 isoform X2 — protein MAQHTTVKSQLRRSFSEHVKDSTNKAWDVFWRGVRERRLWEIEAKEACDWLRAAGFPQYAQLFKDCRFPIDIEWVKRDHHFLDKDALESLCRRLITLNKCVEMRLELRRSKRRGDDSGEEDFCAISPNWTYDKRTQQWRRLDSAVDILRLSPNSPDVSTCDDHHDICSIHSCSSTESEGHEEHQKRLREPTDGSTVTTASTPDDLENSRSSSRCSSSNKTPSLDTSLSGPPSPGGGSSSMSLEAESCYPEKPPRRKCTTLLRKMEKLRLKGVSGESSSRGRARRVISRPLLVQDEERMEGLHCTSSLQDQPSSHASSSPSSPHTISSSSSSSSNSHSESSSTVSTPSPVTRVRSNCKRSSNNVVVGGGTNHTGPEDYKNQINNNNNNSHQNMVFTIPHGHKPGTFPASLTHKHANLLPISYDTSVNWRTGSFHGYRTRQPRCHGISSLATGSISSCDVPSPLPVLDYRLSVYDNVPDHRQLSESEGGSGGSASDADRMSESEVSRVLAGEDVFSALDSVLEKISDLQQLVSSWSENLSEDDSQRTSSSSCSQDSPAHGSSAASPCPSSPRHINLEVQLSEEEEEAENCEKVTLESNAVLRRRKSRVSQQLLWSSEQSLPSLPSSPGVENQSASQFLLLQKLSLLKLTALMDKYSPSSKQGWNWTVPKPPRKTRPMEVKGRRVFGVPLLLSAQQTGEPIPPCILRALVYLRTNCLDQVGLFRKSGLKSRIQYLRELVESDPDGVSFEGQSAFDVADMLKQFFRDLPEPIFTSKLCESFLHIYQYFPKDQQLVAAQAAILLLPDENREALRTLLYFLSDVVACVDENQMTPTNLAVCLAPSLFHLNTLKRDANAARSGHRKYSLGRPDQRDLSENLAATQGLANMITEVQRLFQLPEFWPGQSLTASDDVFTEESRGGLVTSSQSGGEEDLEERRRKLQLSTQQLLKEAREKSRGWESHPAPDHVELAYKKMDDGCPLWMWRGSVEVDAAQGELLHRLLREQQLWEEGLHQAAVIQTLSKDADVYRYLLQGQGHGLGSQPLQEHLLIRIWQADPSSGLTYLSSVSTELPEVLAEGIRVHTHICLYLLEPTGIRKTRLTHLCRTDTRGRSQEWHSKVSGLRLASGLLAIKDSFRAEYKETKI, from the exons AGATTGAAGCCAAGGAGGCCTGTGATTGGCTGCGAGCGGCCGGCTTCCCTCAGTATGCGCAGTTATTCAAAG ACTGCAGATTCCCCATTGACATCGAGTGGGTGAAGCGCGATCACCACTTCCTGGATAAGGATGCACTCGAGTCGCTCTGCAG gAGGTTAATCACTTTAAACAAATGCGTGGAAATGAGGCTGGAGCTGCGGAGATCAAAACGCAGG gGAGATGACAGTGGTGAGGAAGACTTCTGTGCCATCAGCCCCAACTGGACCTACGACAAGCGGACCCAACAATGGCGACGCCTGGACTCCGCCGTGGATATCCTCCGACTGTCCCCCAACTCGCCTGATGTGTCGACATGCGATGACCACCATGATATCTGCTCCAtccacagctgcagcagcactgaGAGCGAAGGCCACGAAGAACACCAAAAGAGACTGCGAGAGCCGACTGATGGCTCCACCGTCACCACCGCAAGCACCCCAGATGACCTGGAGAACAGCAGGAGCTCGTCCCGCTGCTCGTCCTCGAACAAGACCCCGTCCCTGGATACTTCTCTCAGTGGACCCCCCTCCCCCGGTGGAGGATCCTCCAGTATGAGTCTCGAAGCCGAGAGCTGCTACCCCGAGAAACCACCCAGGAGGAAGTGCACCACATTGCTGAGGAAGATGGAGAAACTGAGGCTCAAGGGGGTATCAggtgaaagcagcagcaggggTCGGGCCCGGCGTGTTATAAGCAGGCCTCTTCTCGTCCAAGACGAAGAGAGGATGGAGGGGCTCCACTGCACGTCAAG TCTGCAGGATCAGCCCAGCAGTCATGCTTCTTCGTCGCCCTCGTCTCCTCacaccatcagcagcagcagcagcagcagcagtaacagccactcagagagcagcagcacagtCAGCACGCCCAGCCCGGTCACTCGGGTGAGGAGCAACTGCAAACGATCCAGCAACAACGTCGTGGTTGGCGGTGGGACGAACCACACAGGACCAGAG GACTACAAGAAccaaatcaacaacaacaataacaacagccACCAGAACATGGTCTTCACGATCCCCCACGGACACAAACCAGGGACCTTTCCCGCCTCCCTCACGCACAAACACGCCAACCTATTACCCATCAGCTATGACACCTCCGTGAACTGGAGGACTGGGAGTTTCCACGGTTATCGGACGCGTCAGCCAAGATGCCATGGGATTTCTTCTCTGGCGACCGGGAGCATCTCATCCTGCGACGTTCCGAGCCCACTGCCTGTGCTCGATTACCGGTTGAGCGTCTATGACAATGTGCCTGACCACCGCCAGCTGTCTGAAAGTGAAGGCGGCAGCGGTGGAAGCGCCAGCGATGCAGACCGGATGAGTGAGTCGGAG GTGAGCCGAGTGCTGGCAGGTGAGGACGTTTTCTCAGCTCTGGACAGCGTTTTGGAGAAAATCAGTGATCTCCAGCAACTGGTGTCCTCCTGGTCTGAAAACCTGTCTGAAGATGACAGTCAAAgaacctcctcctcttcctgctctCAGGACTCACCTGCTCACGGCTCCTCTGCTGCCTCCCCCTGCCCCTCCTCGCCCCGCCATATCAACCTGGAGGTGCAGCtttcagaggaggaggaggaggctgagAACTGTGAGAAGGTTACCTTGGAGTCGAACGCCGTATTACGACGGAGAAAGAGCAG GGTGAGCCAACAGCTCCTCTGGTCCAGCGAGCAGAGCCTGCCCTCCCTGCCCTCCAGTCCAGGCGTGGAGAACCAGTCCGCCTCCCAGTTCCTCCTGCTCCAGAAGCTGTCACTTCTCAAACTCACCGCTCTGATGGACAAGTACTCCCCGTCCAGCAAGCAGGGCTGGAACTG GACTGTTCCCAAACCCCCGAGGAAGACCAGGCCGATGGAGGTGAAAGGCCGACGAGTGTTTGGGGTTCCTTTACTCCTCAGTGCCCAGCAGACAGGAGAACCCATCCCCCCCTGCATCCTCCGAGCTCTGGTCTACCTGAGGACCAATTGTTTGGACCAG GTGGGCCTCTTCCGGAAGTCGGGGTTGAAGTCTCGCATCCAGTACCTCCGTGAGCTGGTGGAGTCTGACCCAGACGGAGTTTCATTCGAGGGCCAGTCCGCCTTCGACGTGGCCGACATGCTGAAGCAGTTCTTCAGAGACCTGCCCGAGCCAATTTTCACCAGCAAACTCTGCGAGTCCTTCCTCCACATTTACCAAT ATTTTCCAAAGGATCAGCAGCTGGTCGCGGCTCAGGCGGCCATTTTGCTGCTTCCGGATGAGAACAGGGAAGCGTTGCGGACGCTGCTCTACTTCCTCAGTGATGTTGTGGCTTGCGTGGATGAGAACCAGATGACTCCCACAAACCTCGCCGTCTGCCTGGCGCCGTCTCTGTTCCACCTCAACACCCTGAAGAGGGACGCTAATGCAGCTAG GTCCGGTCACAGGAAGTACAGCCTCGGTCGCCCGGATCAGCGAGACCTGAGCGAGAACCTGGCCGCCACCCAGGGCCTGGCTAACATGATCACCGAGGTCCAGAGACTGTTCCAG CTTCCAGAGTTTTGGCCCGGCCAGAGTCTAACCGCCAGTGATGACGTCTTCACTGAGGAGTCCAGAGGAGGCCTGGTTACCTCGAGTCAAAGCGGCGGTGAGGAGgacttggaggagagaaggcgcaaactgcagctgagcacccagCAACTCCTGAAGGAGGCCAGGGAGAAGAGCCGAGGCTGGGAGAGCCACCCGGCTCCAGATCACGTGGAGCTGGCCTACAAGAAG ATGGACGATGGCTGCCCGCTGTGGATGTGGCGAGGCTCTGTGGAGGTGGACGCCGCACAGGGGGAGCTGCTCCACCGGCTGCTGAGGGAGCAGCAGCTGTGGGAGGAAGGCCTTCATCAGGCCGCCGTCATCCAGACCTTGTCCAAGGACGCAGACGTCTACCGCTACCTCCTTCAGGGCCAAGGCCACGGCCTGGGCTCGCAGCCCCTACAGGAGCACCTGCTAATCAG GATCTGGCAGGCAGACCCGTCCTCCGGCCTGACGTACCTCTCCTCTGTGTCTACCGAACTCCCCGAGGTGCTGGCGGAGGGGATCAGGGTCCACACCCACATTTGCCTCTACCTGCTGGAGCCCACAGGAATCAGGAAGACCCGACTGACACACCTCTGTCGCACAGATACAAG
- the LOC113031085 gene encoding rho GTPase-activating protein 7 isoform X3 has translation MLITKIEAKEACDWLRAAGFPQYAQLFKDCRFPIDIEWVKRDHHFLDKDALESLCRRLITLNKCVEMRLELRRSKRRGDDSGEEDFCAISPNWTYDKRTQQWRRLDSAVDILRLSPNSPDVSTCDDHHDICSIHSCSSTESEGHEEHQKRLREPTDGSTVTTASTPDDLENSRSSSRCSSSNKTPSLDTSLSGPPSPGGGSSSMSLEAESCYPEKPPRRKCTTLLRKMEKLRLKGVSGESSSRGRARRVISRPLLVQDEERMEGLHCTSSLQDQPSSHASSSPSSPHTISSSSSSSSNSHSESSSTVSTPSPVTRVRSNCKRSSNNVVVGGGTNHTGPEDYKNQINNNNNNSHQNMVFTIPHGHKPGTFPASLTHKHANLLPISYDTSVNWRTGSFHGYRTRQPRCHGISSLATGSISSCDVPSPLPVLDYRLSVYDNVPDHRQLSESEGGSGGSASDADRMSESEVSRVLAGEDVFSALDSVLEKISDLQQLVSSWSENLSEDDSQRTSSSSCSQDSPAHGSSAASPCPSSPRHINLEVQLSEEEEEAENCEKVTLESNAVLRRRKSSRVSQQLLWSSEQSLPSLPSSPGVENQSASQFLLLQKLSLLKLTALMDKYSPSSKQGWNWTVPKPPRKTRPMEVKGRRVFGVPLLLSAQQTGEPIPPCILRALVYLRTNCLDQVGLFRKSGLKSRIQYLRELVESDPDGVSFEGQSAFDVADMLKQFFRDLPEPIFTSKLCESFLHIYQYFPKDQQLVAAQAAILLLPDENREALRTLLYFLSDVVACVDENQMTPTNLAVCLAPSLFHLNTLKRDANAARSGHRKYSLGRPDQRDLSENLAATQGLANMITEVQRLFQLPEFWPGQSLTASDDVFTEESRGGLVTSSQSGGEEDLEERRRKLQLSTQQLLKEAREKSRGWESHPAPDHVELAYKKMDDGCPLWMWRGSVEVDAAQGELLHRLLREQQLWEEGLHQAAVIQTLSKDADVYRYLLQGQGHGLGSQPLQEHLLIRIWQADPSSGLTYLSSVSTELPEVLAEGIRVHTHICLYLLEPTGIRKTRLTHLCRTDTRGRSQEWHSKVSGLRLASGLLAIKDSFRAEYKETKI, from the exons AGATTGAAGCCAAGGAGGCCTGTGATTGGCTGCGAGCGGCCGGCTTCCCTCAGTATGCGCAGTTATTCAAAG ACTGCAGATTCCCCATTGACATCGAGTGGGTGAAGCGCGATCACCACTTCCTGGATAAGGATGCACTCGAGTCGCTCTGCAG gAGGTTAATCACTTTAAACAAATGCGTGGAAATGAGGCTGGAGCTGCGGAGATCAAAACGCAGG gGAGATGACAGTGGTGAGGAAGACTTCTGTGCCATCAGCCCCAACTGGACCTACGACAAGCGGACCCAACAATGGCGACGCCTGGACTCCGCCGTGGATATCCTCCGACTGTCCCCCAACTCGCCTGATGTGTCGACATGCGATGACCACCATGATATCTGCTCCAtccacagctgcagcagcactgaGAGCGAAGGCCACGAAGAACACCAAAAGAGACTGCGAGAGCCGACTGATGGCTCCACCGTCACCACCGCAAGCACCCCAGATGACCTGGAGAACAGCAGGAGCTCGTCCCGCTGCTCGTCCTCGAACAAGACCCCGTCCCTGGATACTTCTCTCAGTGGACCCCCCTCCCCCGGTGGAGGATCCTCCAGTATGAGTCTCGAAGCCGAGAGCTGCTACCCCGAGAAACCACCCAGGAGGAAGTGCACCACATTGCTGAGGAAGATGGAGAAACTGAGGCTCAAGGGGGTATCAggtgaaagcagcagcaggggTCGGGCCCGGCGTGTTATAAGCAGGCCTCTTCTCGTCCAAGACGAAGAGAGGATGGAGGGGCTCCACTGCACGTCAAG TCTGCAGGATCAGCCCAGCAGTCATGCTTCTTCGTCGCCCTCGTCTCCTCacaccatcagcagcagcagcagcagcagcagtaacagccactcagagagcagcagcacagtCAGCACGCCCAGCCCGGTCACTCGGGTGAGGAGCAACTGCAAACGATCCAGCAACAACGTCGTGGTTGGCGGTGGGACGAACCACACAGGACCAGAG GACTACAAGAAccaaatcaacaacaacaataacaacagccACCAGAACATGGTCTTCACGATCCCCCACGGACACAAACCAGGGACCTTTCCCGCCTCCCTCACGCACAAACACGCCAACCTATTACCCATCAGCTATGACACCTCCGTGAACTGGAGGACTGGGAGTTTCCACGGTTATCGGACGCGTCAGCCAAGATGCCATGGGATTTCTTCTCTGGCGACCGGGAGCATCTCATCCTGCGACGTTCCGAGCCCACTGCCTGTGCTCGATTACCGGTTGAGCGTCTATGACAATGTGCCTGACCACCGCCAGCTGTCTGAAAGTGAAGGCGGCAGCGGTGGAAGCGCCAGCGATGCAGACCGGATGAGTGAGTCGGAG GTGAGCCGAGTGCTGGCAGGTGAGGACGTTTTCTCAGCTCTGGACAGCGTTTTGGAGAAAATCAGTGATCTCCAGCAACTGGTGTCCTCCTGGTCTGAAAACCTGTCTGAAGATGACAGTCAAAgaacctcctcctcttcctgctctCAGGACTCACCTGCTCACGGCTCCTCTGCTGCCTCCCCCTGCCCCTCCTCGCCCCGCCATATCAACCTGGAGGTGCAGCtttcagaggaggaggaggaggctgagAACTGTGAGAAGGTTACCTTGGAGTCGAACGCCGTATTACGACGGAGAAAGAGCAG CAGGGTGAGCCAACAGCTCCTCTGGTCCAGCGAGCAGAGCCTGCCCTCCCTGCCCTCCAGTCCAGGCGTGGAGAACCAGTCCGCCTCCCAGTTCCTCCTGCTCCAGAAGCTGTCACTTCTCAAACTCACCGCTCTGATGGACAAGTACTCCCCGTCCAGCAAGCAGGGCTGGAACTG GACTGTTCCCAAACCCCCGAGGAAGACCAGGCCGATGGAGGTGAAAGGCCGACGAGTGTTTGGGGTTCCTTTACTCCTCAGTGCCCAGCAGACAGGAGAACCCATCCCCCCCTGCATCCTCCGAGCTCTGGTCTACCTGAGGACCAATTGTTTGGACCAG GTGGGCCTCTTCCGGAAGTCGGGGTTGAAGTCTCGCATCCAGTACCTCCGTGAGCTGGTGGAGTCTGACCCAGACGGAGTTTCATTCGAGGGCCAGTCCGCCTTCGACGTGGCCGACATGCTGAAGCAGTTCTTCAGAGACCTGCCCGAGCCAATTTTCACCAGCAAACTCTGCGAGTCCTTCCTCCACATTTACCAAT ATTTTCCAAAGGATCAGCAGCTGGTCGCGGCTCAGGCGGCCATTTTGCTGCTTCCGGATGAGAACAGGGAAGCGTTGCGGACGCTGCTCTACTTCCTCAGTGATGTTGTGGCTTGCGTGGATGAGAACCAGATGACTCCCACAAACCTCGCCGTCTGCCTGGCGCCGTCTCTGTTCCACCTCAACACCCTGAAGAGGGACGCTAATGCAGCTAG GTCCGGTCACAGGAAGTACAGCCTCGGTCGCCCGGATCAGCGAGACCTGAGCGAGAACCTGGCCGCCACCCAGGGCCTGGCTAACATGATCACCGAGGTCCAGAGACTGTTCCAG CTTCCAGAGTTTTGGCCCGGCCAGAGTCTAACCGCCAGTGATGACGTCTTCACTGAGGAGTCCAGAGGAGGCCTGGTTACCTCGAGTCAAAGCGGCGGTGAGGAGgacttggaggagagaaggcgcaaactgcagctgagcacccagCAACTCCTGAAGGAGGCCAGGGAGAAGAGCCGAGGCTGGGAGAGCCACCCGGCTCCAGATCACGTGGAGCTGGCCTACAAGAAG ATGGACGATGGCTGCCCGCTGTGGATGTGGCGAGGCTCTGTGGAGGTGGACGCCGCACAGGGGGAGCTGCTCCACCGGCTGCTGAGGGAGCAGCAGCTGTGGGAGGAAGGCCTTCATCAGGCCGCCGTCATCCAGACCTTGTCCAAGGACGCAGACGTCTACCGCTACCTCCTTCAGGGCCAAGGCCACGGCCTGGGCTCGCAGCCCCTACAGGAGCACCTGCTAATCAG GATCTGGCAGGCAGACCCGTCCTCCGGCCTGACGTACCTCTCCTCTGTGTCTACCGAACTCCCCGAGGTGCTGGCGGAGGGGATCAGGGTCCACACCCACATTTGCCTCTACCTGCTGGAGCCCACAGGAATCAGGAAGACCCGACTGACACACCTCTGTCGCACAGATACAAG
- the LOC113031085 gene encoding rho GTPase-activating protein 7 isoform X1 has translation MAQHTTVKSQLRRSFSEHVKDSTNKAWDVFWRGVRERRLWEIEAKEACDWLRAAGFPQYAQLFKDCRFPIDIEWVKRDHHFLDKDALESLCRRLITLNKCVEMRLELRRSKRRGDDSGEEDFCAISPNWTYDKRTQQWRRLDSAVDILRLSPNSPDVSTCDDHHDICSIHSCSSTESEGHEEHQKRLREPTDGSTVTTASTPDDLENSRSSSRCSSSNKTPSLDTSLSGPPSPGGGSSSMSLEAESCYPEKPPRRKCTTLLRKMEKLRLKGVSGESSSRGRARRVISRPLLVQDEERMEGLHCTSSLQDQPSSHASSSPSSPHTISSSSSSSSNSHSESSSTVSTPSPVTRVRSNCKRSSNNVVVGGGTNHTGPEDYKNQINNNNNNSHQNMVFTIPHGHKPGTFPASLTHKHANLLPISYDTSVNWRTGSFHGYRTRQPRCHGISSLATGSISSCDVPSPLPVLDYRLSVYDNVPDHRQLSESEGGSGGSASDADRMSESEVSRVLAGEDVFSALDSVLEKISDLQQLVSSWSENLSEDDSQRTSSSSCSQDSPAHGSSAASPCPSSPRHINLEVQLSEEEEEAENCEKVTLESNAVLRRRKSSRVSQQLLWSSEQSLPSLPSSPGVENQSASQFLLLQKLSLLKLTALMDKYSPSSKQGWNWTVPKPPRKTRPMEVKGRRVFGVPLLLSAQQTGEPIPPCILRALVYLRTNCLDQVGLFRKSGLKSRIQYLRELVESDPDGVSFEGQSAFDVADMLKQFFRDLPEPIFTSKLCESFLHIYQYFPKDQQLVAAQAAILLLPDENREALRTLLYFLSDVVACVDENQMTPTNLAVCLAPSLFHLNTLKRDANAARSGHRKYSLGRPDQRDLSENLAATQGLANMITEVQRLFQLPEFWPGQSLTASDDVFTEESRGGLVTSSQSGGEEDLEERRRKLQLSTQQLLKEAREKSRGWESHPAPDHVELAYKKMDDGCPLWMWRGSVEVDAAQGELLHRLLREQQLWEEGLHQAAVIQTLSKDADVYRYLLQGQGHGLGSQPLQEHLLIRIWQADPSSGLTYLSSVSTELPEVLAEGIRVHTHICLYLLEPTGIRKTRLTHLCRTDTRGRSQEWHSKVSGLRLASGLLAIKDSFRAEYKETKI, from the exons AGATTGAAGCCAAGGAGGCCTGTGATTGGCTGCGAGCGGCCGGCTTCCCTCAGTATGCGCAGTTATTCAAAG ACTGCAGATTCCCCATTGACATCGAGTGGGTGAAGCGCGATCACCACTTCCTGGATAAGGATGCACTCGAGTCGCTCTGCAG gAGGTTAATCACTTTAAACAAATGCGTGGAAATGAGGCTGGAGCTGCGGAGATCAAAACGCAGG gGAGATGACAGTGGTGAGGAAGACTTCTGTGCCATCAGCCCCAACTGGACCTACGACAAGCGGACCCAACAATGGCGACGCCTGGACTCCGCCGTGGATATCCTCCGACTGTCCCCCAACTCGCCTGATGTGTCGACATGCGATGACCACCATGATATCTGCTCCAtccacagctgcagcagcactgaGAGCGAAGGCCACGAAGAACACCAAAAGAGACTGCGAGAGCCGACTGATGGCTCCACCGTCACCACCGCAAGCACCCCAGATGACCTGGAGAACAGCAGGAGCTCGTCCCGCTGCTCGTCCTCGAACAAGACCCCGTCCCTGGATACTTCTCTCAGTGGACCCCCCTCCCCCGGTGGAGGATCCTCCAGTATGAGTCTCGAAGCCGAGAGCTGCTACCCCGAGAAACCACCCAGGAGGAAGTGCACCACATTGCTGAGGAAGATGGAGAAACTGAGGCTCAAGGGGGTATCAggtgaaagcagcagcaggggTCGGGCCCGGCGTGTTATAAGCAGGCCTCTTCTCGTCCAAGACGAAGAGAGGATGGAGGGGCTCCACTGCACGTCAAG TCTGCAGGATCAGCCCAGCAGTCATGCTTCTTCGTCGCCCTCGTCTCCTCacaccatcagcagcagcagcagcagcagcagtaacagccactcagagagcagcagcacagtCAGCACGCCCAGCCCGGTCACTCGGGTGAGGAGCAACTGCAAACGATCCAGCAACAACGTCGTGGTTGGCGGTGGGACGAACCACACAGGACCAGAG GACTACAAGAAccaaatcaacaacaacaataacaacagccACCAGAACATGGTCTTCACGATCCCCCACGGACACAAACCAGGGACCTTTCCCGCCTCCCTCACGCACAAACACGCCAACCTATTACCCATCAGCTATGACACCTCCGTGAACTGGAGGACTGGGAGTTTCCACGGTTATCGGACGCGTCAGCCAAGATGCCATGGGATTTCTTCTCTGGCGACCGGGAGCATCTCATCCTGCGACGTTCCGAGCCCACTGCCTGTGCTCGATTACCGGTTGAGCGTCTATGACAATGTGCCTGACCACCGCCAGCTGTCTGAAAGTGAAGGCGGCAGCGGTGGAAGCGCCAGCGATGCAGACCGGATGAGTGAGTCGGAG GTGAGCCGAGTGCTGGCAGGTGAGGACGTTTTCTCAGCTCTGGACAGCGTTTTGGAGAAAATCAGTGATCTCCAGCAACTGGTGTCCTCCTGGTCTGAAAACCTGTCTGAAGATGACAGTCAAAgaacctcctcctcttcctgctctCAGGACTCACCTGCTCACGGCTCCTCTGCTGCCTCCCCCTGCCCCTCCTCGCCCCGCCATATCAACCTGGAGGTGCAGCtttcagaggaggaggaggaggctgagAACTGTGAGAAGGTTACCTTGGAGTCGAACGCCGTATTACGACGGAGAAAGAGCAG CAGGGTGAGCCAACAGCTCCTCTGGTCCAGCGAGCAGAGCCTGCCCTCCCTGCCCTCCAGTCCAGGCGTGGAGAACCAGTCCGCCTCCCAGTTCCTCCTGCTCCAGAAGCTGTCACTTCTCAAACTCACCGCTCTGATGGACAAGTACTCCCCGTCCAGCAAGCAGGGCTGGAACTG GACTGTTCCCAAACCCCCGAGGAAGACCAGGCCGATGGAGGTGAAAGGCCGACGAGTGTTTGGGGTTCCTTTACTCCTCAGTGCCCAGCAGACAGGAGAACCCATCCCCCCCTGCATCCTCCGAGCTCTGGTCTACCTGAGGACCAATTGTTTGGACCAG GTGGGCCTCTTCCGGAAGTCGGGGTTGAAGTCTCGCATCCAGTACCTCCGTGAGCTGGTGGAGTCTGACCCAGACGGAGTTTCATTCGAGGGCCAGTCCGCCTTCGACGTGGCCGACATGCTGAAGCAGTTCTTCAGAGACCTGCCCGAGCCAATTTTCACCAGCAAACTCTGCGAGTCCTTCCTCCACATTTACCAAT ATTTTCCAAAGGATCAGCAGCTGGTCGCGGCTCAGGCGGCCATTTTGCTGCTTCCGGATGAGAACAGGGAAGCGTTGCGGACGCTGCTCTACTTCCTCAGTGATGTTGTGGCTTGCGTGGATGAGAACCAGATGACTCCCACAAACCTCGCCGTCTGCCTGGCGCCGTCTCTGTTCCACCTCAACACCCTGAAGAGGGACGCTAATGCAGCTAG GTCCGGTCACAGGAAGTACAGCCTCGGTCGCCCGGATCAGCGAGACCTGAGCGAGAACCTGGCCGCCACCCAGGGCCTGGCTAACATGATCACCGAGGTCCAGAGACTGTTCCAG CTTCCAGAGTTTTGGCCCGGCCAGAGTCTAACCGCCAGTGATGACGTCTTCACTGAGGAGTCCAGAGGAGGCCTGGTTACCTCGAGTCAAAGCGGCGGTGAGGAGgacttggaggagagaaggcgcaaactgcagctgagcacccagCAACTCCTGAAGGAGGCCAGGGAGAAGAGCCGAGGCTGGGAGAGCCACCCGGCTCCAGATCACGTGGAGCTGGCCTACAAGAAG ATGGACGATGGCTGCCCGCTGTGGATGTGGCGAGGCTCTGTGGAGGTGGACGCCGCACAGGGGGAGCTGCTCCACCGGCTGCTGAGGGAGCAGCAGCTGTGGGAGGAAGGCCTTCATCAGGCCGCCGTCATCCAGACCTTGTCCAAGGACGCAGACGTCTACCGCTACCTCCTTCAGGGCCAAGGCCACGGCCTGGGCTCGCAGCCCCTACAGGAGCACCTGCTAATCAG GATCTGGCAGGCAGACCCGTCCTCCGGCCTGACGTACCTCTCCTCTGTGTCTACCGAACTCCCCGAGGTGCTGGCGGAGGGGATCAGGGTCCACACCCACATTTGCCTCTACCTGCTGGAGCCCACAGGAATCAGGAAGACCCGACTGACACACCTCTGTCGCACAGATACAAG